In the Bicyclus anynana chromosome 6, ilBicAnyn1.1, whole genome shotgun sequence genome, one interval contains:
- the LOC112050221 gene encoding serine protease inhibitor dipetalogastin-like, protein MYVIIVTIAASLALTLLHAALASCGDFDVKRPAVQPAVCACEYNYEPVCGDDGVTYINKCVLECYNANAAKKGKPPVAVCEDGSTCTDCVCQPIYLPVCSVDGKTYPNECELSCENYRRLKSDKPLVYLAYRAECLGPCCDCSTVASPVCGCDDVLYRNLCELECANKNALAQGLPAIEFQNAGACLEGCQCPDVKAPVCGTDGVEYANLCQMACQNRKKTCSLSPPIKPAPKDVCLPCVCPAKYDPVCGSDRENEPRTFPNMCELNCEAKRTRNPELMVIGFGACPNCYCTNEYIPVCGTDCKTYRNECELRCANDCRSKQDDPISMFHYGACVVMDCDCRECSREYQPVCGSDGVTYWNLEWLNCNSGCSKKNYGKPIMMVSKGACRV, encoded by the coding sequence atgtatgtaattatCGTTACAATTGCAGCTTCACTTGCATTAACGTTACTGCACGCCGCACTGGCAAGCTGCGGCGACTTCGACGTCAAGAGGCCGGCGGTCCAACCGGCCGTCTGCGCCTGCGAGTACAACTACGAGCCCGTCTGCGGCGACGACGGCGTCACCTACATCAACAAATGCGTGCTCGAATGCTACAACGCTAACGCCGCTAAGAAGGGCAAGCCACCGGTGGCCGTATGCGAGGACGGGTCTACGTGCACGGACTGCGTGTGCCAGCCGATATATCTCCCGGTGTGCAGCGTAGACGGGAAGACGTACCCCAACGAGTGCGAGCTGTCGTGCGAGAACTACAGACGCTTGAAGTCGGACAAGCCTCTGGTGTACCTGGCGTACCGCGCCGAGTGCCTCGGCCCCTGCTGCGACTGCTCCACCGTAGCGTCCCCCGTGTGCGGCTGCGACGACGTCCTGTACAGGAACCTGTGCGAGCTGGAGTGCGCCAACAAAAACGCCTTGGCACAAGGGCTGCCGGCGATAGAGTTCCAGAACGCCGGGGCTTGTTTAGAGGGCTGTCAGTGTCCCGATGTCAAAGCTCCAGTTTGCGGTACCGACGGCGTCGAGTACGCTAATTTATGCCAAATGGCGTGCCAGAACAGAAAGAAGACGTGCTCCTTGAGTCCGCCCATCAAACCGGCGCCCAAAGACGTGTGCCTGCCGTGCGTGTGCCCAGCGAAATACGACCCCGTGTGCGGCAGCGACAGGGAGAACGAGCCGAGGACGTTCCCGAACATGTGCGAGTTGAACTGCGAAGCGAAACGCACGCGAAACCCGGAGCTGATGGTCATAGGTTTCGGCGCGTGCCCGAACTGTTACTGCACGAACGAGTACATCCCCGTCTGCGGCACCGACTGCAAGACCTACCGGAACGAGTGCGAACTGCGGTGCGCCAACGACTGTCGCTCCAAGCAGGACGACCCCATCAGCATGTTCCACTACGGCGCGTGCGTGGTGATGGACTGCGACTGCCGGGAGTGCTCCAGGGAGTACCAGCCCGTGTGCGGCTCCGACGGCGTCACGTACTGGAACCTCGAGTGGCTGAACTGCAACAGCGGCTGCAGCAAGAAAAACTACGGCAAACCAATAATGATGGTGTCCAAAGGCGCGTGCAGAGTCTGA
- the LOC112050235 gene encoding trypsin beta-like, whose amino-acid sequence MCTVIKIIIAMVVVLGEEVQESVTTEAVVEVDYSELVGEAETHKHDILRFLNESRVQQKYRTLFKHLLYKLATCVKFANQSALGQRGGLAPGILRGVSCSTVSRLRVGNDESKLSSCLITSLSTFINTSLYNEPVTGSTRRIVLGVNTSIAAVPWQVSLREKTYPICGGSVLTALWLLTAAHCLLRPKASELSVRLGSSWKTHGGEMYDVKESYVHPKYLRNTKVNDAGLVRLYSPLRFSPRILPIRMVAKGARVPANQAAIVSGWGKLREGGPSATFLQSSTIRTIAMKLCLNSGLDRNPIDPASMFCAGSFNQPSPDACQGDSGGPIVSEGELIGVVSWGLGCARGNFPGVYTRLAHPLVWDWVHAHVARDPDPNTTL is encoded by the exons ATGTGTACagtgattaaaataataattgcaatGGTCGTTGTGTTGGGAGAAGAGGTCCAGGAGTCCGTAACAACTGAAGCTGTGGTGGAAGTGGACTATTCGGAGCTGGTCGGCGAGGCTGAGACACACAAGCACGACATACTCAGGTTTCTGAACGAAAGCCGCGTGCAGCAGAAGTATAGGACGTTGTTTAAACATTTACTATATAAGTTGG ctacgtgtgtaaagtttgccaaCCAATcggcgttgggccagcgtggcggactagcCCCTGGCATTCTTagaggagtctcgtgctcaacagtgagccgacttagggttggtaatgatgaatcGAAGCTTTCTAGCTGTCTaattacttctctgtctacgttcaTAAATACTAGTTTGTATAATGAACCAGTTACAGGCTCGACGCGGCGCATCGTGCTGGGCGTGAACACGTCCATAGCGGCGGTGCCGTGGCAGGTGTCGCTGCGAGAGAAGACCTACCCCATCTGCGGCGGGTCTGTCCTCACCGCGCTGTGGCTGCTCACTGCGGCGCATTGCCTGCTCAg ACCCAAAGCAAGTGAGCTCAGCGTTCGGCTCGGTTCATCATGGAAAACGCACGGAGGAGAAATGTATGACGTCAAAGAGTCTTATGTACATCCGAAGTATCTGAGGAACACCAAAGTGAACGATGCTGGTCTGGTCAGGCTGTACTCTCCTCTCCGCTTCTCGCCGAGGATTCTGCCGATCAGGATGGTGGCGAAAGGAGCGCGAGTGCCGGCAAACCAAGCAGCTATTGTATCTGGTTGGGGAAAATTGAGA gaGGGTGGTCCCAGTGCGACTTTTCTGCAGTCCTCGACGATTAGGACCATTGCTATGAAGCTTTGCCTTAACTCCGGCCTTGACCGGAACCCCATAGATCCCGCCTCCATGTTCTGCGCGGGCTCATTCAACCAACCTTCGCCTGATGCTTGTCAG GGAGACAGTGGCGGGCCCATAGTGAGTGAGGGCGAACTCATCGGCGTGGTGTCGTGGGGGCTGGGCTGCGCGCGCGGCAACTTCCCTGGCGTGTACACGCGACTCGCGCACCCGCTCGTCTGGGACTGGGTGCACGCGCACGTCGCGCGCGACCCCGACCCGAACACCACGCTGTGA